TATCTAATGCTTGATCATCAGTTACACAGACAAATTCATCAATAACGCTCGTATTTAACACAGGTGAAACAAAATCAACGCCTACGCCTTCAAGTTTATAGGGCTTAGGATTGCCCGCAGTTGACCTAAAAGAGTTAGCTGCGTCTATAGCTATAACTTTAACGTTAGGATTCTGTTCTTTTAAGTATTTACCTACACCACTTATAGTGCCTCCAGTGCCAGCTGCTGCAAAAAAATGAGTAATTTTGCCTTCAGTTTGGCGCCAAATTTCAGGACCTAATAAACTATAATGCGCCCGCGCATTTGATACGTTATAGTACTGATTTAACATAAATGAATTAGGTGTACTTTTATGTATCTTTACTGCAGTACTATGGTAGCTATTGGGATCATCAACAAACTGAGTTGCTGGACACTTGATAACTTCAGCACCGTATGCTTTAAGTGTTTGATATTTTTCATTGCTTACTTTTTCAAATACCGTAATAACAACTTTATAGCCTTTAAGAGCGCCGATTAATGCGGTAGCTATACCCTGATTGCCTGATGATGCTTCTATAAGTGTACCGCCTGGTTTTAAAAGACCTAGTT
Above is a window of Candidatus Dependentiae bacterium DNA encoding:
- a CDS encoding cysteine synthase family protein, coding for MHETILKAIGNTPLVKVNFESLGRIFAKLEYLNPGGSVKDRSALFMIEEAEQLGLLKPGGTLIEASSGNQGIATALIGALKGYKVVITVFEKVSNEKYQTLKAYGAEVIKCPATQFVDDPNSYHSTAVKIHKSTPNSFMLNQYYNVSNARAHYSLLGPEIWRQTEGKITHFFAAAGTGGTISGVGKYLKEQNPNVKVIAIDAANSFRSTAGNPKPYKLEGVGVDFVSPVLNTSVIDEFVCVTDDQALDILKPMASIHGLLIGPSSGAVAYAVQEYSKQLGPNDLAVMICGDSGRAYLTKGFYD